Proteins encoded by one window of Cervus canadensis isolate Bull #8, Minnesota chromosome 18, ASM1932006v1, whole genome shotgun sequence:
- the KPTN gene encoding KICSTOR complex protein kaptin isoform X2, which yields MMGEAAVAAGPCPLREDSFTRFSSQSNVYGLAGGAGGRGELLAATLKGKVLGFRYQDLRQKIRPVAKELQFNYIPVDAEIVSIDTFNKSPPKRGLVVGITFIKDSGDKGSPFLNIYCDYEPGSEYNLDSIAQSCLNLELQFTPFQLCHAEVQVGDQLETVFLLSGNDPAIHLYKENEGLHQFEEQPVENLFPELTNLTSSVLWLDVHNLTGTSRRISALGCQSGYVRVAHVDQQSREVLQTWTILQDGPISRVIVFSLSAPEETEDRPQREEYSVLVASMLEPAVVYRDLLSRGLEDQLLLPGSDQFDSVLCGLVTDIDLDGRPEVLVATYGQELLCYKYCGPGRGLPGDQRGFRLLWRRGFSSPLLAMAHVDLTGDGLRELAVVSLKGVHILQHSLIQASELVLTRLRRQVEQRRRQPQKLGDRVGSGPVETPAS from the exons ATGATGGGGGAGGCGGCCGTGGCCGCAGGGCCTTGCCCGCTGCGCGAGGACAGCTTCACACGCTTCTCGTCGCAGAGCAATGTGTATGGGCTGGCAGGAGGCGCGGGCGGGCGCGGGGAGCTGCTGGCCGCCACCCTTAAAGGCAAGGTGCTAGGCTTCCGCTACCAAGACCTCCGACAGAAAATCCGGCCCGTGGCCAAGGAGCTGCAGTTCAATTACATTCCCG TGGATGCAGAGATTGTCTCCATTGACACCTTCAACAAGTCACCCCCAAAGCGGGGTCTGGTTGTGGGGATCACGTTCATTAAG GATTCTGGGGACAAGGGCAGCCCCTTCCTTAACATTTACTGTGACTACGAGCCTGGCTCTGAGTACAACCTGGACTCCATTGCCC AGAGCTGCCTAAACCTGGAGCTCCAGTTCACTCCTTTCCAACTATGCCACGCAGA GGTCCAGGTCGGGGATCAACTGGAGACCGTGTTTCTCCTGAGTGGGAATGACCCAGCCATTCATCTGTACAAGGAG AACGAGGGACTGCATCAGTTTGAAGAACAGCCTGTGGAAAACCTCTTCCCAGAGCTCACAAACCTGACCAGTAG CGTCCTGTGGCTTGACGTGCACAACCTGACCGGCACATCCCGGCGAATCTCAGCTCTGGGCTGTCAGAGCGGTTACGTCCGCGTCGCCCACGTGGACCAGCAGAGTCGCG AGGTCCTGCAGACATGGACCATCCTTCAGGACGGCCCCATTTCCCGAGTGATCGTGTTCAGCCTTTCGGCCCCCGAGG agacGGAGGACAGGCCACAGCGGGAGGAATACAGCGTGCTGGTGGCCAGCATGTTGGAGCCGGCAGTGGTATACCG GGACCTGCTGAGCCGGGGGCTCGAAGACCAGCTTCTCCTGCCAGGCAGCGACCAGTTTGACAGTGTTCTCTGTGGCCTGGTCACCGACATTGATCTGGACGGGCGGCCGGAAGTGCTGGTGGCCACCTATGGACAG gaGCTGCTCTGTTACAAGTACTGCGGCCCCGGGCGCGGGCTCCCCGGGGACCAGCGTGGCTTCCGCTTGCTGTGGCGGCGGGGCTTCTCCAGCCCCCTGCTGGCCATGGCACACGTGGACCTGACTGGGGACGGGCTGCGCGAGCTGGCCGTGGTCTCCCTGAAGGGCGTGCACATCCTGCAG CACAGCCTGATCCAGGCCTCAGAGCTGGTCCTGACCCGGCTTCGGCGTCAAGTGGAGCAGAGGAGACGTCAGCCACAGAAGCTGGGGGACAGGGTGGGTTCCGGGCCTGTGGAGACCCCAGCTTCCTGA
- the KPTN gene encoding KICSTOR complex protein kaptin isoform X1 produces the protein MMGEAAVAAGPCPLREDSFTRFSSQSNVYGLAGGAGGRGELLAATLKGKVLGFRYQDLRQKIRPVAKELQFNYIPVDAEIVSIDTFNKSPPKRGLVVGITFIKDSGDKGSPFLNIYCDYEPGSEYNLDSIAQSCLNLELQFTPFQLCHAEVQVGDQLETVFLLSGNDPAIHLYKENEGLHQFEEQPVENLFPELTNLTSSVLWLDVHNLTGTSRRISALGCQSGYVRVAHVDQQSRGDDGAGLGHEVLQTWTILQDGPISRVIVFSLSAPEETEDRPQREEYSVLVASMLEPAVVYRDLLSRGLEDQLLLPGSDQFDSVLCGLVTDIDLDGRPEVLVATYGQELLCYKYCGPGRGLPGDQRGFRLLWRRGFSSPLLAMAHVDLTGDGLRELAVVSLKGVHILQHSLIQASELVLTRLRRQVEQRRRQPQKLGDRVGSGPVETPAS, from the exons ATGATGGGGGAGGCGGCCGTGGCCGCAGGGCCTTGCCCGCTGCGCGAGGACAGCTTCACACGCTTCTCGTCGCAGAGCAATGTGTATGGGCTGGCAGGAGGCGCGGGCGGGCGCGGGGAGCTGCTGGCCGCCACCCTTAAAGGCAAGGTGCTAGGCTTCCGCTACCAAGACCTCCGACAGAAAATCCGGCCCGTGGCCAAGGAGCTGCAGTTCAATTACATTCCCG TGGATGCAGAGATTGTCTCCATTGACACCTTCAACAAGTCACCCCCAAAGCGGGGTCTGGTTGTGGGGATCACGTTCATTAAG GATTCTGGGGACAAGGGCAGCCCCTTCCTTAACATTTACTGTGACTACGAGCCTGGCTCTGAGTACAACCTGGACTCCATTGCCC AGAGCTGCCTAAACCTGGAGCTCCAGTTCACTCCTTTCCAACTATGCCACGCAGA GGTCCAGGTCGGGGATCAACTGGAGACCGTGTTTCTCCTGAGTGGGAATGACCCAGCCATTCATCTGTACAAGGAG AACGAGGGACTGCATCAGTTTGAAGAACAGCCTGTGGAAAACCTCTTCCCAGAGCTCACAAACCTGACCAGTAG CGTCCTGTGGCTTGACGTGCACAACCTGACCGGCACATCCCGGCGAATCTCAGCTCTGGGCTGTCAGAGCGGTTACGTCCGCGTCGCCCACGTGGACCAGCAGAGTCGCGGTGATGACGGGGCGGGGCTCGGACATG AGGTCCTGCAGACATGGACCATCCTTCAGGACGGCCCCATTTCCCGAGTGATCGTGTTCAGCCTTTCGGCCCCCGAGG agacGGAGGACAGGCCACAGCGGGAGGAATACAGCGTGCTGGTGGCCAGCATGTTGGAGCCGGCAGTGGTATACCG GGACCTGCTGAGCCGGGGGCTCGAAGACCAGCTTCTCCTGCCAGGCAGCGACCAGTTTGACAGTGTTCTCTGTGGCCTGGTCACCGACATTGATCTGGACGGGCGGCCGGAAGTGCTGGTGGCCACCTATGGACAG gaGCTGCTCTGTTACAAGTACTGCGGCCCCGGGCGCGGGCTCCCCGGGGACCAGCGTGGCTTCCGCTTGCTGTGGCGGCGGGGCTTCTCCAGCCCCCTGCTGGCCATGGCACACGTGGACCTGACTGGGGACGGGCTGCGCGAGCTGGCCGTGGTCTCCCTGAAGGGCGTGCACATCCTGCAG CACAGCCTGATCCAGGCCTCAGAGCTGGTCCTGACCCGGCTTCGGCGTCAAGTGGAGCAGAGGAGACGTCAGCCACAGAAGCTGGGGGACAGGGTGGGTTCCGGGCCTGTGGAGACCCCAGCTTCCTGA